The genomic interval ATGATCTACAACGCGGCATACCTGATTCCGTGGGATGCAGAACCTGCCTTTAGTCAGCAAGTCGAATTGCTCGACCAACAATTCGAGCAGCGCTTAAAAATCCGCTATAACAACCTGACCGCTCCATACAATTTCGCTCAGTTCGATCGCGTGGAGTAGGTGGTAGGTGGTAGGTGGTAGGTGGTAGGAAAAGGATAAAGGATAAAGGATAAAAAGTTTTACTCCTCACTCCACACCCCACACCCCACACCCCACACCCCACACCCCACACCCCACACCCCACACCCACACCCTTTCATCCTTCATCCTTCATCCCCCATCCCTCACCCCTTCCCCTTATGCTTATCGATTTCCTCCTCTCCCCCCTCACTGGACTGACCTGGATTGCGGAACAAATTCAGGAGCGGGCAGAGGCGGAATTAGATAATCAGGAAAATTTGCATAAGCGACTGCTGGCGCTCCAGATTGCAGTTGATATGGGCGAAATTTCTGAGGAGGAGTTTGAGGAGCAGGAGGAGGCGTTGTTGCTGGCAATTCAGGCGATCGAAGATCGGCAGCGCCAGGAAGCTGCGATCGCAGCAGAAATAGAAGCAGAGTATGAATAGAAGCTTAAATTGCTTCATCTCTGCTCGAAAGTATTATCCAATGAGGTTTGAGGGTGATTAGAAATAATTCTGTCCCTTCAAATTATGCAGGCAATTTACAAAGCGATAAGTAAAATTACAAACTAACCAGTAAACTCCTGCAAAACTTGCTTTGAGAAAGTTTTTCAAGTGCTTTAATTGAAAGATATAAGTGCTTGATTTCGGGCTATTTCTGGCGCTTGAAACGCCTAACTACTAGCGTTTCAAGGGTCTGGCATAGCGGTATTTCTGTATTTGAAAAACCTTACCCTCAACATTTGTTGTTCTTTATTTGCAAAGTCAGCTTTGAAATACTGCCAAACCAATGCTGGTAACCTTTTAGCTTTGCAAAACCGCCTATAAGAATCAGGAGATAACATGAACGATAGTCCAACATCGGTGCAAACCGATTCCACCATCCTTCTACGGGCACCGCTATCTGGGCATCTGGTTCCGATCGAGCAGGTCCCTGATCCGGTCTTCGCGCAGAAAATGGTGGGCGACGGAATTTCGATCGACCCCATCAGTCAGACGTTGGTTGCCCCCTGTGATGGGGAAGTGATTCAACTTCATCCAGCAAATCATGCCGTTACCTTGAAAACCGGTGAAGGGTTGGAAGTGCTGATGCACATTGGATTGGATACGGTGGCGCTGAAGGGGCAGGGATTTACACCCAAGGTTAAGATGGGCGATCGGGTTCAGTCTGGGGATGCCCTGATTGAATTTGACGCCGACTACGTGGCGCTGCATGGCCCGTAGCCTGTTGACCCAAATTGTGATTACCAACAGTGACCAGGTTGCTGCCTTTGCTCCCCACACGGGCAACGTGACCGTAGGGCAGGATGCTGTGCTAGACCTGACCCTGGCTGATGGTGCGTCTAGCGTGAAACCTGCTACCGAATCTGGGGATGCCATTATTTCAGAATCGATTACAGTGCCAAACCCAACTGGGTTGCATGCTCGACCAGCGGCGGTACTAGCAAACCTGGCGAAAAAATACAAATCTGACATCCGCTTACGCCGGGGTAAGGATCGTGCCAATGTCCGCAGTGTGGTTGGGATTATGGGTTTACAGGTCGAACATGGGGATACGGTTCAACTGGTGGCAAATGGTCCCGATGCGAAGGCGGCGATCGCCGAACTAACCGCAGCCCTGCGTTCTGGCTTGGGTGAAGAAGGATCGGTTCCGGTTGCTGCCCCTGCCAGCGTTGCCCTCGCCGATATTTCTCGCTCCGGCTCCCCGACCCCGCTCGGACGATCCAAATGTGTTGTTGGGAGTTGCCGCTTCGCCGGGTGTGGCAGTGCGCAGTACCTATCGCATTCAGCATCAGGAAATTGTTGTTTCAGAAATTGCCAAAAGTCCAAACGAGGAACGGCGCAGGTTAGAGCAGGCGATCGCCCAATCAAAGTTAGAAATCGAAGCGCTGCGAGCCAAGGTGCATGGGCAGGCAGATGCGGGTAAAGCCGCCATTCTTGCAGCCCATCTGGAACTCCTGGAAGACCCGGAGTTGGTCGAGACTGCGGTCAGTGCCATTGATAAAGGGAAGAGTGCTGCCTCTGCCTGGCAACAAACCTATACCTCCCAGGCACAACAGCTTTCTCGATTGCAAAATGAATTGCTGGCAGCCCGCGCCAATGACCTGAGGGATATGGGTGGGCGGGTGTTGCGCATCCTCACCGGCGCAACGCTAGAGGCGAAAACCTACCCTGACAATACGATTCTGATTGCGGAAGACTTAACCCCCTCCGACACAGCAACGATGGATCGCTCCAAAGTCCTGGGGTTTTGTACCGTGGGGGGCGGAGCAACCTCCCACGTTTCCATCCTGGCAAGGTCGATGGATATTCCAGCGATCGCGGGCACCGAACCCCGAGTTCTCGATTTGCCCGACGGGACCCCGGTCATTTTGGATGGCAGCAAGGGTACCCTTCGGCTCAATCCCTCACCGGAGGAAATGGAAAAAGTCAGGCGGTTACAAGCCCGTCTGAAGCAAAAACGGCAGATTGACCTGGCGGCGGCGAACGATCCGGCGATTACGACCGATGGCTACCGCCTGGAAATTGTGGCAAATATCGGCAGCAAAGCCGATGCCGAAAAGTCGGTTGACCTGGGCGGAGAAGGGGTCGGGCTACTGCGATCGGAATTTATCTTCATGGAACGCGATAGTGCCCCCAGTGAAGCGGAGCAAACGGAAATCTACTCCAGCATTGCAAAGGTTCTGGGGCCAGACCGATCCTTGATTATCCGCACCCTGGATGTGGGGGGTGACAAGCCCCTCCCCTACTTGCCCATTCCCCACGAAGAAAACCCCTTCCTGGGAGAACGCGGCGTCCGCATCGGGTTCGATCGCCCCGAAATCTTGCGGACACAACTGCGGGCAATTCTCCAGGCATCCCAGTCCGGTAAGGTATCTGTCATGTTTCCCATGATCGCCCGTCTGGAAGAATTCCGAATGGCAAAAGCGATGCTGGAAGAAGAACGCCAAAAGCTGGGGATTGCCCCGATTCCCGTTGGCATCATGGTCGAAATTCCCGCTGCTGCTGTGATGGCTCATCAATTTGCCGCAGAAGCCGATTTCTTCTCGATCGGCACCAATGACTTGACCCAATACACCCTGGCAATGGATCGGGGGCATCCCAAACTGGCTCCCTACGTCGATGGACTCAACCCAGCAGTGCTGAGTCTAATCGGGATGGCAGCCAAAGCCGCCAACGACCACGGCAAGTGGTGCGGCATCTGCGGTGGAATTGGCAGTGATCCACAGGCAGTCCCCCTGTTAATGGGTCTGGGCATTAAGGAACTCAGCGTCAGCGTCCCCACCATTCCCAGTATCAAAGCTCAGGTTCGGGAACTCAGCTTTGCAGAATGCCAAAAACTCGCAGAAAAAGCACTCACCCTGAATACCGCAGCAGAGGTGAGAGCGTTGTGCCCGTTGCCAGAAGAGTAGAGGGGGAAGGGATGATGAATGATGGATTACGAATTTTGAATGATGGATTTTGACTGAAACCTCGGAGTCACTAAAGGCAGAGGGCAGAAGGAAAAGCCTTCCTAACTCTCAATTCTTAATTCTCAATTTCCCTAACCCCTACCACCTACCACCTACCACCTACCACCTACACACCATGTGGAAAAAATCTTTTGCCTTATTGCAACAGATGGGGAAGTCTTTGATGCTTCCCGTGTCTGTGCTACCGATCGCCGGACTGTTGCTCGGTTTGGGGAGTGCCCGCACCATCGAACTGGAAAATGTGAAAAAAGGCATTATCTCCAGTGAAGCGTTTTGGTGGTTGCCTGAGTGGCTGGCAACCATTATGAAGCAATCGGGGGATTCTATCTTTGCTAACCTGCCCCTGATTTTTGCGGTTTCAGTGGCGATCGGCTATACCGCCAATGATGGGGTTTCTGCCCTGGCGGCAACCGTGGGCTTTGCCGTGTTCGTGGCATCGCTGGGGGCTGCTTCCACCCAACTTTGGGGCGTTGATCCCAAAGATTTGAAGACGGTGATGGGCATTTCCACCCTGGATACAGGGGTGTTTGGCGGCTTAATCATGGGATGTATTGCTGCCTACATGTTCAACCGATTTTTCCGGATCAAACTTCCCCAATATCTTGGATTTTTTGCTGGAAAGCGGTTTGTCCCCATCATCACGGGGTTGACGGCGATCGCCGTTGGGATTGCCATGAGTGTTATCTGGCCCCCGATCGGAAACGCCATCAATGTGGGGGCAAATGCCGCTGCATCGGGTGGAAATGTTGCCCTCACAGCCGCCATTTATGGGGTTGTAGAGCGGGCACTGCTCCCCTTTGGTCTGCATCACATTTGGAACGTTCCCTTCTTCTTCCAGATCGGCTCCTATACGGATTCGGCAGGCAAGGTGGTTCATGGAGATATTACGCGCTTCTTTGCGGGGGACAAGACTGCCGGAATTCTGGGAGGTGCCTACTGGTTCAAAATGTTTGGGCTGCCCGCAGCAGCGATCGCCATCTGGCATTCCGCCAAACCCAAAAACCGTAAGATAACAGGCGGTATCATGCTTTCTGCCGCCTTTACCTCCTTCCTGACCGGAATTACGGAACCGATCGAGTTCTCCTTTCTGTTCGTGGCACCCATCCTCTACGTGATCCATGCCCTTATGGCAGGATTTGGCAACTTTTTGTTTGTCAGCTTGGGAGGGCGCATGGGATTTACTTTTTCCCAGGGGTTTATTGATTTCTTCCTGTTTAACCGCTTGGGCAGTCCTGGGGTCTGGAAACTGATCATCGGCGGCGGCATTGTGGTGGCAGCCGTTTACTACTTCGTTTTCCGGTTTGCTATCCGCTTTTTTGACCTGAAAACACCGGGGCGCGAAGACGATGACGGAGAAACCGCTGGCGAAGTCGCTCCTGCGCTCTCTGGCAGCGCTTCTGACATGGCACGAGAACTGGTGCGAGCCTTTGGTGGACGCAGCAACATCGCCACCCTTGATGCCTGTATCACGCGGCTCCGGATTACCGTGCAAAACAAGAGTCGGGTCAGCAAAGCGAGACTCAAATCCCTCGGCGCTTCGGGTGTTCTGGAAGTGGGTGATAGTGTGCAGGCAATTTTTGGTCCCCGTTCCGAGAACCTCAAAACCGACATGGTGGAGTATCTCAAAACCGCTGGGGCAGAAGCCGACGAAGCCTATGCCCCCGCTCCCACGGAAGAAGTTGCCGCCGCTGCTGAATCCGTGGAACTAGAAATTCCCTCCGATCCCGCTGCAACCGATAAAGTCCGGGCAATTGTTAGCGCGCTGGGAGGCAGTAAAAACATCCAGCGGGTAGACTCGGCTGCCCTGACCCGTCTTCGCCTGGAAGTTAGGGATGATACAGCGGTCGATCCCGATCGTCTGCGATCGGCAGGCGTTGATGGGATCATGCAATTACCTGACCATAAGCTCCATCTCATCGTGGGACTGCATGCGGAACAATACGAACAGGAGATGAAAAAACAACTAACAAAAGTCTGAGAGAAGTAGGGAGCAGGGGCAGGGGGCAGGGAAAGGCTCAAGGCTCAAGGCTAAACGGTGTCAGGGATTACCAGTTTTCAGTTTTCAGGTTGCTCACTGCTTGCTGTTCACTGTTCATTCACGCCTGCCCCCACTCCACCCTCCACTCCACCCGCCCACCCCCCCCTCTTCCCTTCCCCATCTCCCAGCCTGCCTTCTACCTTCCCCTTTCACCCGATTGTTAGCATTCCCTTATATCTGACGGCTTTGGTTCGGTTATCTCCCAATGTAAGGGGTGATTTTCTGGAAGTACTTGCCACGACGTTGGAGTATGCTAATATCAATAGCTGGAAAAGCTGCTTCCTTCTCGATTGCGTTTACCTACACATTTCTGAGACAACCTTTGGAAGCTTCTTGCAGAATTATTTGTAAAACTCAACATGACCAAGGACGGTATGAGCCAGCAGGTTATTCAACCAATGGTTAAATTGCAGCGTCAGGTGCGAAAGTTGGTCGATTCAAAATTGCTGAAACCAACGGATAGCATCTGGAAAATTGCGCTTCTTTATGGGGATGATTGGTCCTACTGGAAGCAAGAGTTGCTTGCCTATGACTTCACCATGCAAGACCCGGTCAGTGATTTACTTGCCGTAGACAGCTGGGAAGATGAGGAATAGGAAAGGTTGAAGGTTAAGGGACGAAAATTTATCCTTTAGCCTTTATCCTTCAGCCTTTTTAAAGACATTGTGCCAGGGCTTGAGCGAGTTCTCTGGCAGTCTGGTAGCGATCGCCCGCATAGGGTTCGGTCGTGCGCTCAATTACCTTTCTAACTGGAAGGGGAATTGCCGCAACCCCTTCCAACAGAAATTTTTGGACGGGACCGCGCCGCTTCAGGAAACGGAGGGGCGCTTCTCCAGTTAACAAAAACACCAGGCTGGGGCCGATCGCATACAAATCCGATTGGGTCACCGGTCTTCCCTGATTTTGTTCTGGAGCACTGTATCCCTCAGCACCGATGCGCGTTCTGGACGGCATCCCGGCAGCTTTGACCGCACCAAAGTCCAGCACGACAATGCGATGGGTCAAATTTTGAACCAGCAAATTGCCAGGTTTGATATCGCGGTGAATAATAGGCATCTCGCGATGGTGCAAATACTCCAGAATTTCACAGGTCTGGATCATCCAGGCGATCGCCTGCCCCACCTGGACGGGGCCATTTCGGCGCACCCACTTTTCCAGGTCCTGCCCGTGTAATAGTTCCATCACCAGATACTTGTTACCCCGCTCAACAAAAAAGTCGTAAAACCGGGGAATCCCTGGATGATTCAGGGTTTTGAGGGTGCTGGCTTCCCGCTCAAATAATTCGCGAGCTTTTGGGATGCGTACCATGTCCGCGTTCATTTCCTTGAGCACCTGCAATCCCGCTCTTGGAACTGCGGCATTTGTAATCTCCGGATTCCACACCAGGTAAGTCGTTCCCATCCCACCCCTGCCCAGGATTCGCAAAACCTGGTACTGGCGGATGGTTTGCTCGACTCTAACCGGTTGACCACAGCGCACACAAAACAGATTTCCGGGAGCATTGCCCGCATGGGTACATACGGGTGTTTTTTCTGAAATAGCAGGAGAAACTACTCCAATTTCAGGAAGAACAGGTAACAGGGGGGATTGGGGTGGGTTGCCTGTGGTTGATCTGGATACGATCGAGGCTGTTAGCACCTGAAATTGCAGCACAGGTCCACCCTGAGCAAGCTGGATAGTCGCACCATCCGGCAGAATGCCCTGGGACATCACATAACCATCGACAAAAGTGCCATTCGAACTGTGGTTAATCAGGTGCCATTGAACGATTCGACCTGACTGGCTTCCTGCCAGCTCCACCCTTCGAAGCTCCAGGTGAAATCGGGAAACCAGCAAATCTTCCAGAATGACATGGTTTTCCGCGGCACGCCCAATTCTGATCAGAGACTCGTCTTCAAACCGCCACTGCTTTAAGGGAGTTCGTTGCTGAGGATGGAGGAGAGTCAGGAGTAACCATTGCCAGGGAAAAAAGTGCTGAGTGCTGCGGGCTGGGTGCTGAGTGCCGAACCTATCTACCTTGCTCAGTCCTTAGTCCTCAGTCCTCTGCCCTAAAACCTACCACCTGCCACCTCTATCGAAGATGCTCTAAATTAGGACGAACTTTGGCACGGATGGCGATCGCCGTGATATTGTCATGTCCATTGTATTGGTTTGCCAGGTCAATCAATTGGCTGACCCCCTGCTCCAGATTTGCCTGGGAACTTAATAAAGGTTCCAGATGGGTTTTATAGTGCTTTTCCAGCAAGTCATTATCTGAAAGTCCATCCGAGCAAAGCAGCAATAACGCATCTTCGTTGAGTTCCAGATACTGCACATCGGGTTTGATGAAGTGTTCATCACGAGGACCCAGTGCCTGGGTTAACTGATAAGCATCGGGTCGGGCATAGGCAATATCGGGTTCGACTCCCCGCTGAATTTCGCGCTGACCGACTTCGTGATCGATCGTAATTTGTTCCAGGCCCCGCTTGCGCGTGTAACGGTAGAGACGGCTGTCACCCACATGGGCAATCGCCACTTCTGTATCTTGAACTAACAACATCACCAGCGTTGTCCCCATCCGCCCACTGCCAGAGCGGGCATTTTGCTGATTTACATCGTAGATGGCTTTGTTGGCAAGTTGAACGGCTTCAGTGAGCACATCTGGTCCGGGAAGCTTATTGGAACCGGTCAGGAAGGGGTCATTTTGCCACTTTTCTTGAAAGAATTGGCGCAGGGTATCCACTGCCAGGGCACTGGCAACTTCCCCGCCCGCATGCCCCCCCATACCATCGCAGAGGACATATAGATTACGGGCATGGACCGTTTTACCAGAGGGGCTTTCTAATCGGGCAACCTGGGTTTCGATGCCAAAATAGTCTTCGTTGTGGTCCCGCTGGCGACCAATATCGGTTCGACCGGCATCTTCCAGATTAAACAACTGCATGGGTAGAACAACCGTTGGCAAATCATCACTGTCAAGCTCGCCATCATCATCTACCAAAGTGGAAACATCTTCAGGGGGGATTTCCAGGCGGGTAGGCGCAACCGAGGCACTGACATCAGCGGTATCCATAGTCGTAGCTTCTGTTTCAGTGGAACGGGCATTGATTGGGAGGTCAGCAGATTTCATAGTCTCAAGTTCAGGGGTTGTTTCAACATCCAGCTGATTGGTCTGAAGTTCGTGGGCGATCGCCTCGATATAGGAGCGCAAGTCCGTTACAGTGTTCAACTGTCCCGCTTCTAGCTCAGCCAGGAGCAAGGAAATTGAACCAAATTGGGTTCGTTTGGATTGGGTGAACAACTGTTGCCAAAACCGTCCCAGATCTTGAAGGGTTAGAGGGGTAGCGGCTGAGTTTGCCCACAGACGTTGCAGGCAAATTGCCTGATCTTCATCCACGTGCAGGTTTGTGGTTTCTAGCAAACTTTGTTGATAGTTCAAAGGCTCCAGCAAATTCCACAGTTCCACCATTTCATAGAGCCAATGCAAAACCTGAAGTTGCGGCAGTTCTAAATCTTCGTTGAGCCAGAGATCAAGCAATAGGGGAAATTGGGAACGATCCTCCAGGAGTAAAATTTGCTGCCCCTCCTGTTGCCAGGCGTCATGCAGAACGGGGAGTGCATGGCAATATTTCTCTTGCAATGCCAGGTAAGGTTGGGCGATCGCAGTTGGAATCATTGCTGTTACCGAAGTCACTGGATTGGAAGTGACCAACGGATTACTGGCAAAATCGGGCGAATTGGGTAGTTCGGGTGATGGTGCGGTTTCTTCCTGTTTCGTCAAGGTCTCTAACAAAGAGAGTTGAAAAGGCTGACAATCCAAAACTCTGAACTGGTTTTCCAGGCTCAAATCTTGTTTAGCGGACAGGGCTTCTAAAATCTGGTACCGCTTCTGGGCGTCTAACCACGACGTGACAGTCAGAACTTCTCCTGCAACTGAAGTCTCTGAATAAAGCGGCTTACCCGCTGACGCTGGAGTTCCAACCAAGATTGCCCACCAGGTGACGCCAGAGATCGTCCCACAGGCCTGGCAGTTCACCGCGTTAAAGGGAACTAGACGATTGCATTCAGGGCAGGTGTTCTGAGTCAGCGAGGTGCCACACTCCTGACAAAACTTGTTGATATTGGGATTTTCGAACTGACATTGGGGACAGACAAGCATGATGGGATTCCTCAATTCCCGCAGGGGAAACTCAGATTCAGAGCGGCTAACTAGAAATTGACACGAACAAACAGCCCCTTAGACAACAATTAACTCATAGAAATCCAGACTGTAGCCTATTTAAGCAGAATTCCCAAAACTGTCCCCCTGTGTACAGGTTCTCTGAATGTTTCTGTATCCAGCACTTTTACAGTACTATAGCGATTCTCCCGTCCTGTCGCCTTCACATCTCTTTGTTAAATATTCTTTTTGGGCATTTCGAATCTGTTCTATTTCGAATTGGTCCAATTTAGATTGGACTGACGCAAGCCTTGGAGGTTTTAAGCCAAAACTTGCACTTCAGAACCCATATTGGTGCCTGAACTCCGAGGTTTTACCAAAATCCTAAGTCCCGGTCAAGAAAGAGGTGATTTCTGCCGGATAAAAATTCATGCAGACTGAAAGGTGCTGCCAACAATTTGAATACGCCGACAAGATTTTCGAAAACTGGGACGCTAGGATTCGAACCTAGGAATGGCGGGACCAAAACCCGCTGCCTTACCACTTGGCGACGTCCCAATAACATGACCTTGTTTATCTTAGCAGCTTCCGTCCTGGACCTGTCAAGAAGCTAAGCCGCGCGAATTCAATTCCATCACGATTAATTCTGTACGGGCGAAGCATGCGATCCCAGATCCTGGAACCCTTTCACAGATTTTGCCCGCATGCTTCGCCCGACCCAAGCTCGAACTGATTTAATTTCCATTCCTAAATTGCATTCCCTCTTCATCTCCTATCTCCTTTTAAGAGTGGTTGACGGAAAGCAGTTGATGATTCAGGAACATGACTAGATCTTCGATGGTGGAAAGGGTTTGGGGATCAAAGCGATTGCTGAGGTCAACACCAAAAAGCTGTTCAAAGTCATTGCAGAAGGAGAGTTGCCAGTCAAACCAGCAAACCGCAGGAATATGGAGGTCTTCACTCAGGCGATCGGTCGGTCGAATGCGCGCCAATTCCAGACCTGTATATTTCTGAAAATAGACATAAACAAATTCTGCAAGCTGTTTCGAGATTGCTTTAGATTCCCAGAACTGTTCGAACCACTCTTTTGCGCTGAGGGCAGGGCGTGAACGCAAGAACTGATTCACACGACGTCGAGTCCTGATGTCGGGGCTGAGGTCAGCGTAAGTTCTGAAACTGTCAAAAATATTCCTGAGCCGTCGCCACATGCGCCTAATGGGTTGCTGAACCTTGCTTAAGTATTCCCATTGCCTCAGGGATATCTCATCCCATTTTAGATTCCAGGATTTTGGGGTGCAGTTTTTGAAAACACTGACAGACAAACCATACAGGAAATTATTTAACCGAAATGCCAATTCTGCCACCATCAAATTTCTGCTAAAAGTATCAAATTCTTGTCAAAGCCTTTAGGGTAGTGCCCTGAAGGGAAGGAGGGTGAGAGGGTGGGAGGGGCGAAATGCCCCCATTCTCACCTTCCCACCATTGCTCTCTTAAGCTCTAACCTTTTCAAAATTAAACAGGTTTGAAAAATTTTATAGACTATTTAGATTTACTAGCTCAGGCTCGAA from Kovacikia minuta CCNUW1 carries:
- the ptsG gene encoding glucose-specific PTS transporter subunit IIBC — its product is MWKKSFALLQQMGKSLMLPVSVLPIAGLLLGLGSARTIELENVKKGIISSEAFWWLPEWLATIMKQSGDSIFANLPLIFAVSVAIGYTANDGVSALAATVGFAVFVASLGAASTQLWGVDPKDLKTVMGISTLDTGVFGGLIMGCIAAYMFNRFFRIKLPQYLGFFAGKRFVPIITGLTAIAVGIAMSVIWPPIGNAINVGANAAASGGNVALTAAIYGVVERALLPFGLHHIWNVPFFFQIGSYTDSAGKVVHGDITRFFAGDKTAGILGGAYWFKMFGLPAAAIAIWHSAKPKNRKITGGIMLSAAFTSFLTGITEPIEFSFLFVAPILYVIHALMAGFGNFLFVSLGGRMGFTFSQGFIDFFLFNRLGSPGVWKLIIGGGIVVAAVYYFVFRFAIRFFDLKTPGREDDDGETAGEVAPALSGSASDMARELVRAFGGRSNIATLDACITRLRITVQNKSRVSKARLKSLGASGVLEVGDSVQAIFGPRSENLKTDMVEYLKTAGAEADEAYAPAPTEEVAAAAESVELEIPSDPAATDKVRAIVSALGGSKNIQRVDSAALTRLRLEVRDDTAVDPDRLRSAGVDGIMQLPDHKLHLIVGLHAEQYEQEMKKQLTKV
- a CDS encoding DUF4327 family protein, whose amino-acid sequence is MTKDGMSQQVIQPMVKLQRQVRKLVDSKLLKPTDSIWKIALLYGDDWSYWKQELLAYDFTMQDPVSDLLAVDSWEDEE
- a CDS encoding protein kinase domain-containing protein, encoding MTLLHPQQRTPLKQWRFEDESLIRIGRAAENHVILEDLLVSRFHLELRRVELAGSQSGRIVQWHLINHSSNGTFVDGYVMSQGILPDGATIQLAQGGPVLQFQVLTASIVSRSTTGNPPQSPLLPVLPEIGVVSPAISEKTPVCTHAGNAPGNLFCVRCGQPVRVEQTIRQYQVLRILGRGGMGTTYLVWNPEITNAAVPRAGLQVLKEMNADMVRIPKARELFEREASTLKTLNHPGIPRFYDFFVERGNKYLVMELLHGQDLEKWVRRNGPVQVGQAIAWMIQTCEILEYLHHREMPIIHRDIKPGNLLVQNLTHRIVVLDFGAVKAAGMPSRTRIGAEGYSAPEQNQGRPVTQSDLYAIGPSLVFLLTGEAPLRFLKRRGPVQKFLLEGVAAIPLPVRKVIERTTEPYAGDRYQTARELAQALAQCL
- the ptsP gene encoding phosphoenolpyruvate--protein phosphotransferase produces the protein MAVRSTYRIQHQEIVVSEIAKSPNEERRRLEQAIAQSKLEIEALRAKVHGQADAGKAAILAAHLELLEDPELVETAVSAIDKGKSAASAWQQTYTSQAQQLSRLQNELLAARANDLRDMGGRVLRILTGATLEAKTYPDNTILIAEDLTPSDTATMDRSKVLGFCTVGGGATSHVSILARSMDIPAIAGTEPRVLDLPDGTPVILDGSKGTLRLNPSPEEMEKVRRLQARLKQKRQIDLAAANDPAITTDGYRLEIVANIGSKADAEKSVDLGGEGVGLLRSEFIFMERDSAPSEAEQTEIYSSIAKVLGPDRSLIIRTLDVGGDKPLPYLPIPHEENPFLGERGVRIGFDRPEILRTQLRAILQASQSGKVSVMFPMIARLEEFRMAKAMLEEERQKLGIAPIPVGIMVEIPAAAVMAHQFAAEADFFSIGTNDLTQYTLAMDRGHPKLAPYVDGLNPAVLSLIGMAAKAANDHGKWCGICGGIGSDPQAVPLLMGLGIKELSVSVPTIPSIKAQVRELSFAECQKLAEKALTLNTAAEVRALCPLPEE
- a CDS encoding serine/threonine phosphatase encodes the protein MLVCPQCQFENPNINKFCQECGTSLTQNTCPECNRLVPFNAVNCQACGTISGVTWWAILVGTPASAGKPLYSETSVAGEVLTVTSWLDAQKRYQILEALSAKQDLSLENQFRVLDCQPFQLSLLETLTKQEETAPSPELPNSPDFASNPLVTSNPVTSVTAMIPTAIAQPYLALQEKYCHALPVLHDAWQQEGQQILLLEDRSQFPLLLDLWLNEDLELPQLQVLHWLYEMVELWNLLEPLNYQQSLLETTNLHVDEDQAICLQRLWANSAATPLTLQDLGRFWQQLFTQSKRTQFGSISLLLAELEAGQLNTVTDLRSYIEAIAHELQTNQLDVETTPELETMKSADLPINARSTETEATTMDTADVSASVAPTRLEIPPEDVSTLVDDDGELDSDDLPTVVLPMQLFNLEDAGRTDIGRQRDHNEDYFGIETQVARLESPSGKTVHARNLYVLCDGMGGHAGGEVASALAVDTLRQFFQEKWQNDPFLTGSNKLPGPDVLTEAVQLANKAIYDVNQQNARSGSGRMGTTLVMLLVQDTEVAIAHVGDSRLYRYTRKRGLEQITIDHEVGQREIQRGVEPDIAYARPDAYQLTQALGPRDEHFIKPDVQYLELNEDALLLLCSDGLSDNDLLEKHYKTHLEPLLSSQANLEQGVSQLIDLANQYNGHDNITAIAIRAKVRPNLEHLR
- a CDS encoding gas vesicle protein GvpG, producing the protein MLIDFLLSPLTGLTWIAEQIQERAEAELDNQENLHKRLLALQIAVDMGEISEEEFEEQEEALLLAIQAIEDRQRQEAAIAAEIEAEYE
- a CDS encoding PTS sugar transporter subunit IIA, giving the protein MNDSPTSVQTDSTILLRAPLSGHLVPIEQVPDPVFAQKMVGDGISIDPISQTLVAPCDGEVIQLHPANHAVTLKTGEGLEVLMHIGLDTVALKGQGFTPKVKMGDRVQSGDALIEFDADYVALHGP